The DNA window GCggtcattcttttttcagttctggAAGAAGGGGGCATTTTTTATCCTGGAGTTCACCTAATCGCCtatttgtttatgttattGTTCTTTAGTTTgcaagaagaaatttaaaaaaatccctatTCACCTTATCACCTATTTGCTGGTgtcattgtttatttactttctttattttgttgttgtttattcgtAATACTTCACCATAGTAGAAATCCATCCCCAGTTTCTCATTCTTGAATAAATGCATACTAATTGAATTCAAATTCGCTATTCTTTGACttttcatataaaaaatagataaaatgataataaataaaaaataaatgaaacaataaaatgaaaaaaaaataaaacagaaaataaaaatgtttactcttcgttcttcctttctttcgcCTTTTGACATCAtatcttatttctttcacGTGCTGCACGTGCAGCTACCGCAGCCCACTTTAAAgtgagaagatttttctttgagtgATTCTTACAAAGTACAAAAACATTATTTCTTACATCTGTGTATTTGTTCTTATTCTTTATCacggagttttttttaccGAATATAAATCACTCAAACTTTGATTGAAAATAccataagtaataaataattccgGTCTgccgagaagaaaattttggcaCTACAGTATCTCCCAGTTTCTCGTTCCTGAACATATACATAATAGTCAAGTTCAAATCCGGCATTCTTTGACCTCTTTGAAATCACACaaccaaaaaaatagaacCTCCGCCACGTTTCTCTCCTCTCCGCGGTGGTTTTTGATATATTATTTTAGCTCCTTCGTACTTCTGGAATATTTTAGTTATTTCAAGCGCTGCCCAGCTTTTTACATGCGTCTGGCCGTGCTCATCGCTCTCGCCATTCTCGGTGAATGCCGCAAAAAAGATGTCACCGTACGAGTTATGTCTTTCAATGTGTGGTCGTCAGGAAAAAATGTCAATGATGGTCTGCAAAAAATAGCTCGACATATAGAAATAGTTAATCCGGATATTGTCGCAATGCAGGTAAAATCTTTGAAAGAgcacttgattttacaccttaTTTACAGTGTCATAGATTCTAGTACCTTATTTTTGTGTTATGCagaatttgtttaatttgtttcatttgaaaaaaaatgtctaatGAATCAATATTTTCCACGAGGATAGAAACGAGGACAAGTGAGACGATGACCACGTCACTCGACCATGGGTTGACTCAACTGAAAATGGCATTAATATATTTGACAACCTCTCTAAGGCATTTTTATTGCCTCTGTACTTTAGAAAAGATAAGTACATAATtattttaacaacaaaaaaatgtatttataTATGGGGCTAAGGGGCTAAGGGGTTTGTAGGTAATTCACAAACTTTTATCCACTCCGGAGATGCGGTGTAGCGCACTCAAACGTCTCCAAAATCGTTGAATTGGGGGTTCTTTGGGGGTTGAGTGAGAGAGTGGTGGTGGTGTGGCTGCATGGcgggaggttcgaatccgccctagtgctcaccaagcctttcatcccttcggggtcgataaattggtaccagactcgtctgggaggataaaaacactgacttgacacatcggctagcctatgtaagtcactgtataggccagttacacgttcgtaaacctcaaacgattctgaattgaagtgaacgtgatggcgcatcccaggcgaattgattaacgtcagacactttatcctttattaacTTTTTCCGCTCGTGAGACCGTAACTCAACCGGAATAGTCAGCTGAAAGCATTCTTCGCTCCATATTATGGTTCAAGCGGAAGAGTACgctttcggaaagaaaatgaCGGATTGTAGATGTAGATTTCCTGGAAAGATATGCGTAAATCCCAGTGGGAATAAGTTATAGCATTAATGTACGACTTTTAGTAAATCTCGGGATGATGTTACAGTATTTCTGTACTTAAGCTGAGCCGGACACAAGGTTGTAACAGTATTTTATTCTTGGCTAAACTTTCGGCGAGTCTGTTCTCTCTGAAATGGTGATTACTCGATCAGATACGCTCAATCCGAATCCGATCTATCCTCCCAACAAAGAAATTCTCTGGTCCACTGTTGGATATCATTGCTATAGGGGAAAATTCAGATTGTATCTTAGGATCGGACGATTTTCCTTTGTCTATCGATGTGATAGATTGTTGATTCTTTTGGCTTAGGACATCTCAGGCTGCTATAATTTAAAGTATTGAAGATAGTGGAAAGAAACCTACTGGGATAATCTGACAGATATCCGTGGTGAGATGAATCGCACAATCAAATAGCAGCCTTAAATAGGGGGAGgggagttcccgcgtaatacAGTAGCGTTCGtctttgcgattcatctttgagctcttggagtggatccagaACGCGTCCAGAGCTTTGCCCGCTGGAATACTAGGTTCACATGATACGTTTGCGTATTATGATCTTTCTTGGTCGAGGTTTGCTAACAAATAAGCACATAATTTGTAGATTTTCCGTACCTTTGTTGTTCTACTCGCGTCTGCGCCTCTAACAGTCTTTCACGAGGGAAACTGAGGCTACTAAATTCTGAGTCCTAGATGCTGGAAGGCCCTGGATTCTGGGTATCACGCAGGCGTTCTCTTCATGTGTTGCTTGACATCGCGTTGAACAGAGTCGTTCACGACTCAGGTGAAACGGTCGTCGTTGTGATGCGTCACGTATCCGGCATCCCTGTTTTAATTCCGTTTCCAAACCCAACTGCGACTTAACCTTCGACAGATGGAATTCTCTCCCTCTCAGTTCCATGAGACGAGACTCCATGACTCCAGCATCACCCTTTCCATTGAGCGTTTCAGTTACATTCTCTTGTAATTGCGAAGTCCCCAAGAGAAAGTTCCTGAAGAATTGGACAAAACGGGATTACTGTAGTATTAAAGGGGTTAGCACAGACTCGAGTGTTTTCAGTCCTTTTCACTACATCCTTGATGCTTTTATATGCATCTCCAGCAGCTCGATTCCTTCCGCCCAGCTCGAAAGTCATTTTTTCGTTAGGTTTATTTTTTGACATGTATTTTATAGATATTGCGAGTAAATAGTTAGGTTCCACTTGCATTTTTGGAAGGAGAGTGATTATTCTCCAGtatatacgaaaaaaattggcattcttatttttctgcaCTATTTTTTAATACTAGAAACATTGCGAAATTCCATAAAATAGGAGCAATGACAAATAAAAAGATGATTTAGGAAATATCTGACGAATCAGGCTTGGATTTTATCGTAGGAGAATTGGGAAACGAATGGGATTGGATACGCTGTACCACAAGTGAAACTTCTTTTCCAGATGTAGCAATTCTTACTCGATTGAAGGTACATTTTAgattaaaattattcaaaaaaacaatctcctccatttctttctactcTCGGTGACAGTAATATCAAATTCAAATAGTACAGAAATAGTACtttaatgaacaaaaattcccACACACATcgagaaaaacgagaaaaaaaaaacgaaaacgagaagaaacattttaaatttttaaaaaaaattatttgtaaattgtatttttatgtGGACATATACAATTTCTgttcaataataaatataaattacaaTTAATGTTTGTAATACAATTCCCACATGCAtcaagcagcaaaaaaaactatttagaAGTGAAATCACAtctaattgctttttttttgaagaactatttatgtttatgtggAAATACTAAATACGgctttcaaatatttgtatGTAGATTGTAGGGTTGTGCGTTGCAACCTCAAGAGCGATAACGGTTCCCGTCGAGACAAAAGGCGGACGACCGTTACTGGTTTGGAGTGCTCATTTCAACTACAAAATGTTTGGCCCATTAGCCGCTCAAATCAAGACGGTGAACTCGTTGGACCAATTGATGAAAGCGGAGCTCCAATCTGGTATATGATCCTAGCTTGGCATTTGTTCTGTGACTAAAACATTATCGATTGTTATCGATAATTGCCTTCATCAGGAAGAGTGAAAAATGCACGTGAAATTCTCGACCATCCATTGGTTAATGAATGGCAACGACAGAAACTTCCTGTCATCGTAGCTGGTGATCTGAACACCCCATCGCATCTTGATTGGATTGAATCGACGAGGTcaggttttgattttttttttgattttgatgagACATAGCATCTGTTGTTTTGGAACCTGTCAACTCACCGTCAATCCATTACGTCCACGGTGAGGTGAACAttctatagtcggatcaaaatcaCTTGAAGCTCGAGGTGGTtctgtaagcggctgcgctcaaagctaCAGGTTGAGATCAAGGTGAAATGATGGCGAACTGTTGccatgagtggtgctagcaacaGTTcgcctcgatcctaaccggtAACGATCCAACGcatcgctttgagcgcaacttCCTACGTAGCTGCGCCACGCTTCATTTTGATATGATCCCACCCATATCCCGACTCTCCACAGCCGCCGATAGATGCTACAATCAACTGCGTGATAATTAGGCATGGATAGGGTtactcaaaggcagcataccacgaatctgaggtggtgcggatttaagatggagtatccgtatacgggatcgtagattatggagacggtgGTTATTATGGAGAATAAACATACTTaatctttttcgaaataaatccAGTCGCTGATAAATGCCACGTGTGTTGTGTCGACCTACCACGTTACGTCCTCGGCAAATTTTTATCCTGACCCTCTACATCCATCCATGATTTTACCGAAGATCGATCGATAGGCGATGGCGGATAACATTGGAAATGAGTTTGCCCACTAGTATaattgttaaaggcagcataccacgaatttggggtagtacggatttaagatggagtatccgtatacgggatcgtagattatggagacggtggtggttccgctcatctctccctgcatcactgcaaacagccgcctccagaatgctgttttgtacgaagcCACCTATTGCAACGTTCCAGCCCTTGCGCCGTCCCCGCTCTGCgactcgtcgaaaatcaattcggactgccttGAAAGGcggtaagggacgctacgcgtgcaaaggtggcgcgctgcaagagaaggcatcgtacaaaaaagcattcaggggccggctgcttgcggtgattcagggagagatgagcggaaccactccggtctccataatctacgacctcgtatacagatactccacctgaaatccgtactaccccaaattcgtggtatgctgcctttaacaattATACTAGTGGGCAAACTCATTTCCAATGTTATCCGCCATCGCCTATCGATCGATCTTCGGTAAAATCATGGATGGATGTAGAGGGTCAGGATAAAAATTTGCCGAGGACGTAACGTGGTAGGTCGACACAACACACGTGGCATTTATCAGCGACTggatttatttcgaaaaagattAAGTATGTTTATTACGATCCCATGCAAAATCTTGTTATTAATTTTCTTATAAgctaaaagagaagaatgagTGCAGCCTTTAAAATCCCCCGTTTAGGAAACAACATGGCGGATGGATAGTGAAATGGCCAGTTACTAAACAATTTGAGGAAGCAGGTTTTCATGACGCCTACAGAACTTTGCATCCAGATGCTAATGCACATCCAGGTTTGAaaacgttttgtttttgcaaaataggCAGTGTTTCGTTCCTTTTTGGTGTTAGAGAGATCATGAAAAGCCAGAAGTGTCAAagttatagaataaaaaagatcGAACGCAAATTCTCAAATGTGGTCATTTAAATATTCGGTGCTGTTTTTGAGAGAGACACTATCAGTTCATCACAGACGGCTCTTGATGTTCATGATGTGCTTACATGTCCCATTTCCCCTGCTATCGTAGTATCCCTTCCTTTCAGGTCACACCTGGTCCCCTATTCAAAGATTTAGCAAAGACTGGGAGTACAGATTCATTCCCGAGCCGCAAGACCGACTCGACTACGTGTTTCTTTCGGGTGCGCTCACCCTCACGGGAATCATTTTTTGCTACTTCGTAACCATTTATTTCAGGTCCCATCCGACCCATTAATGCAACATTGTACTGTGGCACAAAGCCTCTAACAGATATCTCAATGGATGGAAAATACAAACGGAACGATTATCCTTCTGATCATTATGCTCTCATTGTAGAATTGGTGATGTAGTATGACTTCAGTTCCAACCTTTCAGGTGATATTGCAACGTTTAAGAAAGTGGAATTAtcatctttttcatctttgtcATGTACATAAACTGGAAACATGTTTGTACTAGGCGCCTCCATGGATGTATGTACTGTATTGCACTGTATGTACTTACATACtctatatatgtataaatcTCGACGAATGAACTAGTTTCAGAGAAAATTGCCACACATACTTTGAAATAGCTGCATTAAAACTGAAGTCTTGTGATGTTTTTTAATAGTGTGCCTACCAGGTTTTTTCACATGGAACATTTTCttattgaaggcatcaccccacgaatctggggtgatggGTGTCGCGACTCGCATCGCTCCTGTCGATCAAAGCCTGGCCGGGAGCATTGCTTTCCGCGCTAGGTAGCCAAAGCGCGCGCTCTTACCAGCGAGCTGGCGCATTGGCTGCCTTCTCCCGCGAAGCTCCGCCCACTCGAGCCCAGGCTTTATAAAGGAGCTGATTTACCAGCCTCTGTGCTTCGTTCTGTTTCGTCTGTTCCTTAAGTGATTTCGTAACAGTCGGCTCGATAATTCGCTATCGTCATCGTCATTTGTATTTGCCTCGCGTTTGTGTAGTGGTGCTTTTTTGTGTATCGCATTTGGGATATAATGCGCACGTGCCTGGCACGTGCTGGAAGGCATAACATCTTGGGATTGAAAGAAAGATGAATCACAGCAAAGCAGGGAGTGCCACGCCGTCGCGCAATGCCCTGGTGGCGCGCGGTCGGCGCTGGTCGGCATGGTCCACATCATATTCCTCTCCTTTAGGAGAATCCATATGATTTCCCATTCCTTCTCAAGATAATTTAGTCTGTCATAATAGAGAAGTTAATAAACATGCAATGTAGCA is part of the Necator americanus strain Aroian chromosome V, whole genome shotgun sequence genome and encodes:
- a CDS encoding hypothetical protein (NECATOR_CHRV.G17633.T2), yielding MRLAVLIALAILGECRKKDVTVRVMSFNVWSSGKNVNDGLQKIARHIEIVNPDIVAMQIVGLCVATSRAITVPVETKGGRPLLVWSAHFNYKMFGPLAAQIKTVNSLDQLMKAELQSGRVKNAREILDHPLVNEWQRQKLPVIVAGDLNTPSHLDWIESTRKQHGGWIVKWPVTKQFEEAGFHDAYRTLHPDANAHPGHTWSPIQRFSKDWEYRFIPEPQDRLDYVFLSGPIRPINATLYCGTKPLTDISMDGKYKRNDYPSDHYALIVELVM